Proteins encoded in a region of the Ornithodoros turicata isolate Travis chromosome 3, ASM3712646v1, whole genome shotgun sequence genome:
- the LOC135389302 gene encoding protein GVQW3-like, whose protein sequence is MADNEVSAHIEQRIVMKILVNECIKSSKIHRRLQAQYCHDTLSRSKSFEWCKPFRDGRTSLKDDPGRSGSEPSVRLPENIQLVERLILKDRRITCLELARKTDLSVGMLNAIIHEHLQFRKVSACWVPRQLSAFDWQRRLEIPQS, encoded by the coding sequence atggccgacaacgaggtgagcgcgcacatcgagcagcgaattgtcatgaagatTCTCGTGAATGAATGCATAAAGTCATccaaaattcacagaagacttcaggcccagtattgccacgatacacttagccgcagcaaatcgtttgagtggtgcaaaccgTTCCGAGACGGCCGCACATCACTcaaggacgatcccggccggagcggctcagagcccagtgtgagacttcctgagaacatccaacttgtggagcgcctgatcctcaaagaccgacggataacatgtctcgaactggctcgaaagacggacctttctgtgggaatgtTGAacgctatcattcatgaacacctccagtttcggaaagttagtgcctgTTGGGTCCCAAGGCAGCTCTCCGCGTTTGActggcagagaagactggaaatcccCCAGAGCTAa